The following proteins come from a genomic window of Danaus plexippus chromosome 3 unlocalized genomic scaffold, MEX_DaPlex mxdp_34, whole genome shotgun sequence:
- the LOC116766025 gene encoding UDP-xylose and UDP-N-acetylglucosamine transporter-like yields MTYLNTVVNVFIGCCLSSFFMEILMAMAPDSANLITFLQFFVITLQGIVSSKTNILSPKIPLQKYFLLIALFFITSVANNYVYALHVPSTLHMIIRSASSPASMLVSWFAKKQRPHTNAIIGSVIISIGVSLATFGDATIVDERKGMFLHWCIGVTILITMLFVGALTGLQQELIFKKYGKHPKEMLFYTHALSLPLFLGMYPGLKNTAMNVSLYCWCFIALNMLSQIHCTHAVHDLATKETSMTVTFILTLRKFVSLIISAIVFKNNLTLLHVIGTILVIVGTYFYFNFFKSWKQQPISRKEGIVHQKKET; encoded by the exons atgacCTATTTAAACACCGTAGTCAACGTGTTTATAGGATGTTGTTTAAGTTCattttttatggaaatattGATGGCAATGGCGCCAGATAGTgccaatttaataacatttctacAATTTTTTGTCATAACATTACAGGGAATAGTCTCTTCAAAGACAAATATA CTGTCACCAAAAATACCACtccaaaagtattttttactaatagcattgttttttattacaagtgttgcaaataattatgtttatgcTTTGCATGTGCCCTCTACCCTTCATATGATTATAAG GTCTGCCTCATCACCAGCCAGTATGTTAGTATCATGGTTTGCAAAAAAACAAAGGCCCCATACAAATGCTATTATAGGTTCCGTTATCATTAGTATTGGAGTCTCATTGGCTACATTTGGAGATGCCACCATTGTGGATGAAAGAAAGGGAATGTTCCTACACTGGTGTATTGGTGTTACGATATTGATAACTATGTTATTTGTTGGAGCACTTACTGGACTGCAacaagaattaatttttaagaaatatggAAAACATCCAAAAGAg ATGCTCTTTTACACCCATGCACTTTCTTTACCACTATTCCTGGGGATGTATCCTGGATTAAAGAACACAGCAATGAATGTATCACTTTATTGCTGGTGCTTCATAGCCCTTAATATGCTATCTCAAATACACTGCACTCATGCCGTTCATGACCTGGCTACAAAGGAGACTTCCATGACCGTTACCTTTATTTTGACTTTAAGGAAGTTTGTATCTCTTATAATCTCGGCCatagtttttaagaataatcttACTTTATTACATGTGATCGGGACTATACTTGTTATTGTTGgtacatatttctattttaactttttcaaaTCTTGGAAGCAACAACCGATTAGTCGGAAAGAGGGTATTGTTCACCAGAAAAAAGAAACTTAA
- the LOC116766036 gene encoding RNA-binding protein 1-like isoform X2: MSRYREWDLSCKVYVGNLGTNASKYEIEKVFSKYGSIRNVWVARNPPGFAFVEYEDPRDAEDSVRGLDGTRCCGTRIRVEMSNGRTRRDRRTRSRSPRRRSYSRGRSGSRRRSPSVRRSRSRDRRSRSDSKTRY, from the exons atGTCTCGGTACCGTGAATGGGATCTATCTTGCAAAGTGTACGTAGGAAATCTTGGCACAAACGCATCTAAATACGAAATTGAAAAAGTCTTTTCAAAATATGGCAGTATTAGAAATGTGTGGGTGGCGAGAAATCCGCCCGGTTTTGCGTTTGTTGAATATGAAGATCCGAGAGACGCCGAAGATTCCGTACGCGGTTTAGATGGCAC ACGTTGTTGCGGCACAAGAATTCGTGTTGAGATGAGCAACGGGAGGACACGACGAGATCGCAG AACCCGCAGTCGCAGCCCCCGGCGTCGGTCTTACTCGCGAGGTCGCTCGGGCTCCCGCCGCCGGTCGCCGTCAGTGAGACGCTCCCGGTCGCGCGACCGCCGCAGTCGTTCTGATAGCAAGACCAG ATACTAG
- the LOC116766036 gene encoding RNA-binding protein 1-like isoform X1, producing the protein MSRYREWDLSCKVYVGNLGTNASKYEIEKVFSKYGSIRNVWVARNPPGFAFVEYEDPRDAEDSVRGLDGTRCCGTRIRVEMSNGRTRRDRRTRSRSPRRRSYSRGRSGSRRRSPSVRRSRSRDRRSRSDSKTRYISPEKSPYRRSASRSRSKERRSRSLSRNRY; encoded by the exons atGTCTCGGTACCGTGAATGGGATCTATCTTGCAAAGTGTACGTAGGAAATCTTGGCACAAACGCATCTAAATACGAAATTGAAAAAGTCTTTTCAAAATATGGCAGTATTAGAAATGTGTGGGTGGCGAGAAATCCGCCCGGTTTTGCGTTTGTTGAATATGAAGATCCGAGAGACGCCGAAGATTCCGTACGCGGTTTAGATGGCAC ACGTTGTTGCGGCACAAGAATTCGTGTTGAGATGAGCAACGGGAGGACACGACGAGATCGCAG AACCCGCAGTCGCAGCCCCCGGCGTCGGTCTTACTCGCGAGGTCGCTCGGGCTCCCGCCGCCGGTCGCCGTCAGTGAGACGCTCCCGGTCGCGCGACCGCCGCAGTCGTTCTGATAGCAAGACCAGGTACATAAGTCCCGAGAAAAGTCCCTACCGCCGTTCCGCGTCACGCTCCAGGTCGAAGGAGCGCCGCAGCAGATCACTCAGTAGGAACAG ATACTAG